From the Desulfuromonadales bacterium genome, the window CAAATGGTTTCTGCCGATGGCAACGACAAGGAACAGAAGCTCAAGACTGGCATCCTATCCAAACTGGTGCACGGCTTCTCCGCTTCCATTTACGAAGAAGGGGAGTGCCAGTCCAGTTATGAAGAGCCACGCGGAGTGGGCATCCGCATCGAGGCCCTTCATAAATCCTTCAACGGCAACCACGTCCTGAAGGACATCAATCTCGAAATTCTGCCCGGCGAAACCTTTTCCATCATCGGCCCTTCCGGGACCGGCAAGAGCGTTTTGCTTAAACATATCGTTAAACTGGAAAAGCCGGACAGTGGGCATATTTTCATCGACAATCAGGACATCTACGAAACCAGCCAGGACCAGGGTCGCCGGAATTTCCGCTACAGCATGGTGTTCCAGTCCTCGGCTCTCTTCAATTCCTTGTCCGTGGGCGAGAATGTCGGCCTTTGGCTGCGGGAAAAACGGGTGTGCGGTGAGTCGCGTATTCGCCGCATCATTCGGGAAAAACTTCGCCTGGTCGGCTTGGAAGGCAAAGAGGAGTTGATGACTTCCGAGCTTTCGGGCGGGATGCGCAAGAGGGTTGCCATCGCCCGGTCGCTGGCGATGAACCCGGATCTGATTCTCTACGATGAACCGACTGCCGAACTCGATCCGGTCACCTCCGACGAATTAGCCAAAGTCATCATGAACCTGAAAAAGCAGGTCAATCTCACGACTGTCATTGTCAGCCACGATCTTAACTTCGCACTCTATCTTTCGGATCGGGTCGCCATGATCAGCGAAGGCCGGATTGTCGAGGTCGGGACCCCGGCGGAGATCAAGGCCAGCCAGAATCCCGTTGTCCGCAATTTCATCTACACTACGACCAAAGGCATCAAGGGGGAGGACTAAGATGGCCCTGTCCACGGAAAAAAAGGTGGGACTGTTCTTTCTGGCAACGATCTTCGCGCTGGCGGTGGTGATCGAGCTGGTCGAGGACTGGCGTCCTTTTGAGACCCAAAACGACTACACTGCTTATTTTGAGGCAGCCGTCGGCATCAATCCCGGTGACTCGGTTCGCCTGGCCGGCGTCGAGGTGGGGAAAATCAAGGCCGTTGGCATCGAGGACAATAAGGTCCGCATCGACTTCTACGTTGTGGATGGAACGCGCATCAAGGAAGATTCGGTGGCGATGATTCGGCAAACGAATCTTCTCGGCGGGCAGTTCCTCGGACTCGACTTCGGGTCCGACCAGAGCAAGGCGCTGCCCCCCGGCTCCACCGTGCAGACGCGGGAAGGCTCCAATATCGATCAGCTGATAACCAATCTTGACCGGAATCAGGAAAGGGTTCTTGGCGCTTTGGGCGACATGGTGGAAGAGAGCCGGGGTCCTTTCGTCGAGACGATGACGCAGATCGACAACATCACCCGCAAAATCGACCAGGGAGAGGGGACCTTGGGGCGGATAGTCAATGACCCGGCATTGTACGAGGAGGTGCAGAGCGCAGCTGCCAACCTTCAGGTCATTCTGGCCCGCATCGAGCGTGGTGAGGGGTCATTGGGGCGGATGTTGACCGATTCCACTCTTTACGACAACGCCGCCCTGAGTCTTGCCAACCTGAGTGAAATTTCCACGCGGGTCAAGGAAGGGAAGGGCTCTGTCGGGAGACTCTTTGCCGAGGACGAACTCTACGTCAATGCTTCCGATGCCCTGGCCAATATCCGTGACGTCTCTGCCAAGGCGAACAACGGAACCGGTTCGTTGGGGAAGCTGGTGAATGATGACGCCCTCTATGAAGAAACTCGCGCCACGATGCAGCGGATCAACAGTATTGCCGCCAAGATCGATGATGGCAAGGGGACCATCGGGCGACTGATCAACGAGGACGACCTGTACCGTGACGCAAAAACCACTCTGCATAAAGTCGAAAAAGCCGTGGACGGATTGAGCGACCAGGGACCGATGTCGGCCCTCGGGGTCGTCGTCGGGACCCTGTTCTGATCCTTTTCGCGACAAGTTCTGCGTCCTGATGTGGTGGTTTTGCTTTGCCCCTGGCTGGAAAAACGTCAATTGGCGGTGCTGGCAACTTCCGGTTATTGATCATTGGGGTTAACTGACCGAAATAAAAGGCATAATTA encodes:
- a CDS encoding ABC transporter ATP-binding protein, whose protein sequence is MVSADGNDKEQKLKTGILSKLVHGFSASIYEEGECQSSYEEPRGVGIRIEALHKSFNGNHVLKDINLEILPGETFSIIGPSGTGKSVLLKHIVKLEKPDSGHIFIDNQDIYETSQDQGRRNFRYSMVFQSSALFNSLSVGENVGLWLREKRVCGESRIRRIIREKLRLVGLEGKEELMTSELSGGMRKRVAIARSLAMNPDLILYDEPTAELDPVTSDELAKVIMNLKKQVNLTTVIVSHDLNFALYLSDRVAMISEGRIVEVGTPAEIKASQNPVVRNFIYTTTKGIKGED
- a CDS encoding MlaD family protein, producing the protein MALSTEKKVGLFFLATIFALAVVIELVEDWRPFETQNDYTAYFEAAVGINPGDSVRLAGVEVGKIKAVGIEDNKVRIDFYVVDGTRIKEDSVAMIRQTNLLGGQFLGLDFGSDQSKALPPGSTVQTREGSNIDQLITNLDRNQERVLGALGDMVEESRGPFVETMTQIDNITRKIDQGEGTLGRIVNDPALYEEVQSAAANLQVILARIERGEGSLGRMLTDSTLYDNAALSLANLSEISTRVKEGKGSVGRLFAEDELYVNASDALANIRDVSAKANNGTGSLGKLVNDDALYEETRATMQRINSIAAKIDDGKGTIGRLINEDDLYRDAKTTLHKVEKAVDGLSDQGPMSALGVVVGTLF